The genomic window tttctcctattctgtggattatcttctcattttcttgatgCTATCTCTTGAACcacaaaagctttaaaattttttatgacatccaatttatctttcttctttgtttcttggtAATAGATATATTTGTGAATACACTGTTCACAATAGATtgtgagaaatgtattttttaaccaaaagatggaagcaacccaagtgtctgtctgcagatagatggataaataagatgtggtatatatcagtacatacagtggaatattattcaatctaaaaagaaaggaaattctgatacatgctacaaagAGAGGAAACCACTATAATGCTGAGTGCAGTAAACCAgtcacaaatactgtatgattccactcacATGAGGTAGTTAGAGCAGTAAGATTCATAGAGGTAGAAAGTGGAAAGTTGGTTGCCAACAGTGGAAGTAGGGGAGATGGGGCAATAATTGTTTAATGaatatagaatttcagttttagaaggtgaaaaaagttctggaaatggatgatGGTGATAATTGTACAACAGTGTTGAATATATGTAATGCCACTAAAGTATTTGCTTACAAATTGTTTAAATGGcaagttttctgtgtattttactgcattaaaaaaatatattgtagttttagctcttacatttggGTCTGTAATCCATAGTTAATTTTGTATGTGATGTGAGGTAGTGTTctaacttccttcttttgcatgttATCTGTTCAGTTGTCTCAGcgccatttgttgaaaaggctgttttttctccattggaTTGTCTTGGCATCCTCTTTGAAAATTTACTTGACCCTAAATGGGAGGGCTTATTTCTGGATTCCCAGATCTACTCTATTGatctatgaaagtgttagtcgctcagtcttgtctctttgggatcccatggactctagcctgccaggctcctccatccatggaattctccaggcaggaatactggagtgagtagtcattccctcctccagaggatcatccgtcccagggatcgaaccccggtctcctgcattgcaggtgctctttactgtctgagccaccagggaattgttTATCTCTTTATAACAGTGCAATACTGCCTTGATTACTGTACCTTTATAGTTTTGACATCAGGAAGTGTGAGTCCTTTAACTTTgctctttgttttcaaaattgctttggctgttcTGAGTCCATTGAATTTCCATGTGCATTTTCTGATCAGTTGTCAGTTTCTGCAAAGAAGCTGGCtgagattttgatagggattgagtTGAGTCTGTAGATTGATTTGGAGGATATTGCCATTTAACAGGATTGCCCTTTAGTCCTTAAACATGAACGTCTTCCCATTTAAAGTGTTCAGAGTATGTTTCAtgctttttgttatttattcatgttttattcTTGTTGATGCTGTTGTAAGTGAAATTGCTTTCTTAATCTCAGTTTCAGTTTGTTCATTACTAGGGTATACAAATACAGTTGATTTtatatgttaatcttgtatcctgtaaCCTTGCTGAATTTGTTAGTTCTAATagctttttataattttacttcttcttttccagtctggatgtCTTTTATGTTGTCTTCTGCCTAATTGCCAGAAGCTCCttagaagtggcaagagtggactttcttgttttgttcctgTTCTTAAGGGAAAACTTTCAATATTTTCACCATCAAGTATAATGTTAGTTATGGGATTTTGGTATGATTTTTTGATGCCACGTGGAAAGGTGTTACTAGcattttatcttatatttttaGTGTGCTAATAGAGGCTTGTGCCCTGTGGGCAGAAAGTATGTGCTATAGATTAAAGCTATCATGGATTCTTGTGCATTTAGACAACACTTTTGTCTTGTTTCAGCAATGGCTGCCATCCGGAAGAAACTGGTGATTGTTGGAGATGGAGCCTGTGGCAAGACTTGCTTGCTCATTGTCTTTAGCAAGGACCAGTTCCCAGAGGTGTATGTCCCTACGGTGTTTGAGAACTATGTGGCAGATATTGAAGTGGATGGAAAGCAGGTGAGTATACTTTTCAGAATAACTGCTACTGTTCTTTATGTTAGGCTATTCATAGAGCCTTGAGAGAATTAGGTCTCTTTGTCACTTTAGTACATAACAATAACAGAAAGTTAAAATGAGAAATCTGTTCTCTTCTggccttttcagttcagtcgctcagttgtgtccgactgtttgtgaccctgtggactgcagcacgccaggcttccctgtccatcaccaactcccagagtttactcaaactcatttccattgagttggtgatgccattcaaccatctcatcctctctcgtcccttTCTGcagccttcaatccctcccagaatcagggtcttttaaaatgagtcagttcttcgcatcaggtggccaaagtattggagtttcagcttcagcatcattcctcccaatgaatattcaggactgatttcctttaggatggacagattggatctccttgcagtccaagggactctgaagagtcttctccaacatcacagttcaaaagcatcaattctttggctctcagctttttttatagtccaactctcaacatgcatacatgactactggaaaaaccatagctttgactagacagacagacctttgttggtttttaatatgctgtctaggttggtcatagcttttcttccagggagcaagcgtcttttaatttcatggctgtcgttgccatctgcagtgattttggagcctcccaaaagaaagtctcttcgctgtttccattgcttccccatctatttgccatgaagtgatgggactggatgccatgattttagttttctgagtgttgagctttaaggcagttttttcactctcctctttcactttcatgatgaggctcattagttcttcactttctgccatgacgtggtatcatctgcatatctgaggttattgatattttccctggcaatcttgattccagcttgttcttccagcccagcgtttctcatgatgtactctgcatataagttaaataagcagggtgacagtatacagccttgatgtactcctttccctttttggaaccagtctgttgttccaggtccagttcttctgttgcttcctgacttgcatacagatttcttagcaggcaggtcgggtggtctggtattcccatctctttaaaaattttccagttttttttgatgcatacagtcaaaggctttggcatagtcaataaagcagaagttgatattttcctggaactctcttgcttagttcaattttattcattttaaattattatcatCTAGATTATGTCCACATTCATGCGTATTTCACGTGGGGAAGCCTTAGAATATTTGTTCTTTCcagctttatttatatttgaaatttagtTTGTTGCCAAATGGTTAGTACTAAAATGAACCTTTGTGTGGATGGGCTTTTTTTGTGTGTCATAGAATTTCATTAAGTGCTGAAGTTTGAGATTACTAGGTCATTGTGTTCTTATTGATTATGCTTCTCAAAGGGTTGTACGGCTCTGTACCACCAACAGTGTGACATTTAAACAACATGCTCACATTTAGGTAAGGTCTTTTGATTTTAACGTAAACAGGCTGCTGCATTTGCTTCAGTTACTTGTCACTGGCAGTGTCTGCCCTGAAAGCCCACCAGCAAGACTGGAGCAAAACTGCTGAAATTAGAattgtctctccctctcttcccttttGTTGTCAAAATAATATCCAGATTCCTGTCCATCTtttgaagagaaatgaaattctCATTGCAAATGGGTTAGCTGAAAAGAAAAGTAGAACAACGGGCTGTTTTCCAACACACTCAGTCCTCTTAGGCATTCAGTCACATGTCTCGTGGTGCTAGCACCTAATTTATTGGCTTCCACAATtctgtctcctttctttctcctgttcTTGCTTTCCTGCTGTCCCTTTCTGTCCCAGTACTACCTAACCTCATTTTGTGGGACTGTGTGTGGAAAGCACAGTAGGCCAGCTGCTTTGAATTCTAGGGTTCATCATTACAGGGTGCCTTGATACTTCTATGACCGTGAGTAAGCTGTCTAATCTTGGAGCCACTTTGATTTGTAAAGTGGTTTAAGCCATTTTACCGTTGACAGAAGGGTCTGTGAAGTGACTGAAGGCATTTGGAAGCACCAAGGCACTTGACAAATTGGACTGAACAAGAACATATTCAACACTCTCTATTATAGTGTACCCAGTAGCCATGTGGGCCACAGTGGATGCTCTCAGACCATCAGGGACCCCATGGCACCCTTCTGGTCACGAATGGATGAAAAAAACCACAATGAATTCATGCCGAAGAGAACTTTGTCTGGGTCCTATACCCTGCAGGTAGCCCATCAGTGTTGGCAATTCAGCTTTCAGTCAGTATCTGAGTGGATGCTTGGGTACAGGTTTCTGTCGGCTTCATAGGAAGATTGGTTTTATGTAGAGACAGGGCCCAATTCTGACAAGCTGGTGAAAATTTGGGCCTGCTGTCACATACCAGACCTCTCACCCAATTTAGAtagccacacacacatatacacacatagataGACCCAGTGGCTTGAAGGAAACAAACAGGTTTAGGTTGGTGTTTTCACAGCACATTCTCAAAAGGCGTACTGAATGTATATGCTGGGTTTATCTTGTCATTTCGAGAATGACAGCTGTTGGTTGCTATGTGTCTGCAGTCATCAGTTGGGAAAGCCCTTTGCATCTGTGGCAGTACATGTTTGAAGGGTACTATTGGCTCTTCTGTCCTCTTGGAAGCATCATCTTTGCCTTGGGTTCTTGGAATGACCAGGATCTTCTTACCCTTAAGAAATATAGGGATTTTGACTTACAAACCTTGAGGAATGATCAGTGAATATCTTTCTTCTCTGCCTGACCCTGGCAAAATGAAAGCCCTTGAACCAGGGAGAGGAACCCTGAAAAAAGGGTACTTGATCTGGAAGAGGGTATCACATCCTAGCTACCTACCTCAGAGCAAGTCAGTACCCCAGAGTGAGAGAGGGCGCCTCGTGCAAAAGTTCTCATAAGAGTATGCACCCACAGAGCCCAGGGAACCATCCAGGATTCTACGTGGTTATGGGCCAGGGAATAGGTGTGCCCAAAATGGAAAGGCCCTGACGTGAGACAGGCCTGGCACCCTGGAATCATTTATCAGGAGACAGAGTTAGCGCTTCTGTCTGACTGAATGCTCATGAGGTGTGGGGGTGCCAGGGGAGTGGGATTTGTGAGAGAATGAGCATCCTGAGGTCACCCCAGTTGTGAGAGTTGGGCATCAATATGTTAACGGGTTCCTGTACCAAGCTGATGGTAATGTGCGTGACAGAGGCACAGTGGGACTTGTGGAAGTTATGAGTGACACATCCTGGGGCAGAGGTTGAAGTGAAAGAAATAATTAGCCATCAGCTTGAAGGTAGGAATAATATTTAGATACTGAAATATGAAACACTCTGAAGGTGTTAGGAGGAGAAGGCTACTTGAGGCATTGGAGGGAGAACTCTTTGGGCCACAGAGCTAAAAACCACTGTGACTGTAAGAAGTGACTGGGCTGAGTACAGTGCCTGACAGGCATGGGGGTGGTGGAGTCCTGTCCAAGGCCAGGTATCTGCCCTCCTCCCACTGGAAAGTGAACAGGTTCCCAGGGTGAAAGGAATAGCCCCTACCTATGTGATGCTTTcattgagacattcttttgagcAGTAAAAGCAGAGCCATAGTCCTTTCCTGTCAGCTCAGACCTTGCCCAACACCCAGGATGGTGTCTTTTCTTATCCATCAATTCAAATACAGTCTTGTTTTTGAATTGGAGCGAAGTGATGAGACAAGGTAAGGAAATGGTTGAGTGAGACTGTATTAAGGAAAGTTACTTGTTCTGGTTTGTCCCTATCTTGCCTTGTATACCTGGTGGGATGTTGTCTATGGTtcattcactttctttcctctgtaGAATGTTATTTATGTACTTATAAGTACTTATAAGCTACAAAATTAGTTTTGACTTGACACTAATAAAACTGACCATTTTTGTATTTTACTGTGTGGCCAGTCTATCATTTGAAGGTACAGTGGTTTCACTTCTTCTGAAAGTAAGTAGTGGGGTTAAcctgcactctttttttttttttaacctgcacTCTTATGTTCCTTTTTCCTGTCATAGGTAGAGTTGGCTTTGTGGGACACAGCTGGGCAGGAAGATTATGATCGCTTGAGGCCTCTCTCCTACCCGGATACTGACGTTATACTGATGTGTTTCTCCATTGACAGCCCTGATAGTTTAGGTGAGTAGCCCTGCAGCCTGATGTTTGTCACTGCCTGTGTGGTGGTCAGTTTTTggtttctcaggtcctttctggACATCAAGTGGCTGAAAAGCATACATGACTTTCAGAGAAGGAGATCATAAAAGAGCCAGAGTCCTAGAGTCTCAGGACTACTGTAGACCCTGAGCCCTGAATCCCTTTTCAGCTTTGGTCTCCCTTGACTGCCATGTTCATCTTGTAAAGTAGGTGAGTTCCAAATAGAAAGCTATTTTTtgccctcctttcttttttttaaaggggacaggggtggggggtgggcatgcAGCATGCTCTGACCAGGGCATTGAACctatgccctcagcagtgaaagcatggagtcctaaccactgatcTCCAGGGCATTCCCCAAAGCTATTTTCTGGACTGAGATTTGGGGAAGGCTTTTTTTGGGGTGTCCACATCTTTTTTCAGTACTTAATATTGAGCCTGCTGCCTCCCAACATCTAGGCTGATGATTTGCTGATTCCTAGTGGTGGTTTTAAAGCCCTGTTTTAGCCCTTTTATAAAGCCCCTTAGCTAGTGGAGAGAGACTTAAATCTGACCATTACACTAGCTCAGTTGGTCACGTTACAGAAGCTGCtttccttcaaagaaaaaaagaaatgtgtgaaTGATGCTGATCTCTTATTCTGCAAAACAGAGCACTGGGGCCTGAAACAAAACTTGCTTTCGCTTTGTACTCGACATGATAAAATGTATTGCTTGGTGCTGTGGTGCTCTGTTTTAACAGGGCAGTGGGTGGGGCAAAGATACTGTCATTATTAACACAAATGACAGTTGAGGGCTGGCTGGTGGCCTGGGCTGTTCCTGGGAGGTTGGGGTTGGAGTGACCCTTTGTGTGTGCTCCTTGTACTCACGTAAATGACAGTACTGAGGGGTGCTCTGAGACTTAGAACCATTTGCTCAGCGTCATGCAGCCCAAGGAACCAAGTTGAGATGGAGCCTCCTGTGTGATACTTCCAGGACTGAGACTGTGGGTACTGCCTGCCATCGTCTCACTTTGGTTCAACAGTTGtgttttagtttgttttcaaATTAATCTGGCTTCCTTTGGTGGGACTCTCCGAAGACCCTTGAGGCTGAACTTCAGAGAGAAAATGGACACCTTCCATTCAAACACACACATGATGAACTTTGCCTAAATCCTGTAAGAATGAGGACTGTGCACCCTTTGCCGCCTCGTCCAGGGTGTAATCCTTTAGGGAAAAGAATACCTTCAGAGCAAAATATTACTcttattctgtctttttttttttgagcactgTATCTCCTGGTCTCAAGGAGATCTTCGGATTTTTACTATGTCTGTTTACTATGACTTGTTTTTGTTACCCCCTCACCCAGAGGGCAGGTTATAGGGAGGAAGCAGAGGTAGAAAACAGAGATAGAGCTCCCTCTCTGGAGCACAGTTACACCTGGGGGTTGGGTGGGGCTGATGCTGTGCCTTCATTGGTGGTCTTGGCAGGAGTATCATAGGTAGGTAGGACCCCTTTGCTGACCTGAATTACCTTAGTTTTGCCAAGGGCCTTTTAAAAGTTCTCTTATTTTGGCTAGGGAGTAGCAGAGAATTCCACTGGTAGTTTGCCCCAGTGAAATGTGTCTTGGGAACTCAAAAGTttatatcaagaaaatgaaaagctaatGTCAACCAAACGTTGCAATTTGCTTTTTATGTATGGTTGAATATTAGACCATGGCCCAGAGTCTGGGTGTAGAATAACAAGTTTGATCAGCAATCAGAATGTTGGTGTGCAGGTTTCAGCCCTGTTGTTGGCTGATCCTGTGTAAAATGCCAAATAGTAAATAGTTTAGGCTTGTCAGCCGTGTGTTCTCTGCTACATTTCCTGAATTTGCCATAACTACTCAGCTATACtgttgtagcacaaaagcagtaataaaaaatatatccatGAATGAGCTTGGCTCTGTTCCAGTAAAACTTGACTTATAAAAGTAGACTCTGGATCTAGGTAAGAATTCCTTTTCTCTAGCTTAATGGAATTCACGAGGACATCCAAAGCACTCCATTGTAAATCTATGTAAAGTGACGTGTCCTGATATGATCAGATTACTTTGAGGGTAGGAGCAATTATAGGCGATTGCCATCACtaaattaaaaggtaaaaaaattaaattttaaaattattcatgaaaAGTGAACATAAGAGAggcaattcattttattttacatgtcCTGGATTCTGGAAGTGGTACTAGAGTAATAATTTTGTATGTTTAGCAAGtaattattgagcacctacttatAGAACCTATATTCTAGATGGAGACTTCTAGAAGAGCCAAAACCTAAATCTGATAGCAGGAAAGATTAACAAATAACATTCATGGTGGTGGAAATGGATAGGCTGTGGTAGTATGGAGTGTTAGAAGATGACCACATGCTGCTGGTCAGGAGCCTCACTGAAAAGgagacctctgagcagaggtcAGGGAGGCCAACAAAAGACTCGCAGGCGGAAGGAAGGAGTCCAGTGTGCTGTACAGAGAGCGAGGGTTGCAGAGCCATGTGGTTAATGGTGTGGACCTCTCCTTTGGTCATGAGAGATGGGAACTCTCAGATGGTTTGAACACAGGAGAGGTGTGTGATCTCACCTACTCTTTAAAGTGATCACTGTTGCCGCTTCATTGAAAACTGACCACAGGGTGCAGAGCCAAGAGCAAGATTGAGTGCCGAGGCTGTTGGGCTTCAGTGTCAGATATGCTGGCCCTTGTGTCTTTATTGCTCTGCAGTTCTTAAGGACCCCTTTGTTCTAGAATAAGGCTTTGAGTTTTAAGTTGTAACATTAGTGATTGACTGAAGCTGCTATAGCAAAGGAGGAAAGTATCTGTCTTGTGGGCTGAGGAGTGGAGCATTGAATTGAGTTTTCTGACCTTACTCATATAATTTCTCTACCTTCTAGCCAGAAGGCAGGGCATCTTTCCATATTGTAACTCCTGCCTTTTGGTCTTGAAGTCAGAGAGTGAACAGTTTATGCCTAAAACATAGTCTCAAATTATGTTCAGTACCATTTAAATGATCATACGAAGTATGCTGTACACACTGAATCAGAATAACCTTATGTGAGGTCTTAcggttttctccattttataacGTCATCCCTGACTCTGAGATGCTCAAGGTGGTGGGTGTGGGCGGTTGAATCCAGGCCACCTTTTCTAAATTACTCCAGTATCGGCAAGAAGCTGCAACTGGTTATGATTCATTTTCAGAAGCCACTGAAGCCCTTTGAAATTCCAGTAACCCAAGGGTAGGTCATCCTGAAGGCCCATAGAGTAAGGTGTAGAGAAAGTGTGTGAACCGTGGGCTAGCTGTAGGTGCAGAATGGGGACTCCTTCTGTAAGCTGTGGTCAGAATCATCCAACAGTGACGTGGATGGCCGGTGGGGGCAGGGGTCACCGTTGTGGAGCCACGCCATGTTCTGAATCCTTTGCTCCTCTGTAGCCTTCACCTGGCACCACCTCCAGAGGAGATGAGCTCCTTGGTATGACTGAGAAAAGCTGGTGATTCTGTGCTTAAGAGAAAGAGGGTTAGCTTTTGCCTTTTTCATGGTTTCGAAACTAGTGAAATTCCATTATATGTCCAACATGTCTTCACAATTTAACTGGGGCTTCTTGAGATTCTTCAAGATAGAATTATATGTATCCCCAAATTATGTGCATTTTGCTGCTTTCAGAAAACATCCCAGAAAAATGGACTCCGGAAGTCAAGCATTTCTGTCCCAATGTGCCCATCATCCTGGTTGGGAACAAGAAGGATCTTCGAAATGACGAGCACACAAGGCGGGAGCTGGCCAAGATGAAGCAggtgggtctggggtggggctctGTCTTCTGTATCACTGGGGACCCAGGACCCATGATAGGAGATTGAAGGAACGAGGCAGAAATCCACATAGGCCAGGCTGTTTCAGAGAGAGTCCCAGAAGCCTTTCTCTGTCCctcatggactggggcctgcacAGAGGGTCCCTAAGGCTCCCTAATCCTGTAAGATGGGACCTCTCTTATGTAGATTGCCTCCCTGAGAAGGGATCACAGCAGTAGTCAGTGTGTCAGATGCAGGAGCTTTATCAGGCTCTGAATCTCCCTGTCCAGTTATTACCTTCGTATACATGAGGCTAGAGATAAATTGGTGGCAACTGAAGGATCAGGCAACCTGGGAGTCAAACAGAGAGCCCCTAATAGCCTTTTTAAAGTGATGGGGGTGACACCTTGGCTTCTGAAGTCTTTTAGCAGAGTTTAAATACTCTATACCTACTTACAATATGTAACACTGTTAACTAAAAGCGCTCTCTTCTCTTTGCTAGGAGCCAGTAAAACCCGAAGAAGGCAGAGATATGGCAAACAGGATTGGTGCTTTTGGGTACATGGAGTGTTCAGCAAAGACCAAAGATGGAGTGAGGGAGGTTTTTGAAATGGCCACGAGAGCTGCTCTGCAAGCCAGACGTGGGAAGAAAAAATCTGGGTGCCTTGTCTTGTGAAACCCCTGCTGCAAGCACAGCCCTCATGCGGTTAATTTTGAAGTGCTGTTTATTAATCTTAGTGTATGATTACTGGCctttttcatttatctataaTTTACCTAAGATTACAAATCAGAAGTCATCTTGCTACCAGTATTTAGAAG from Capricornis sumatraensis isolate serow.1 chromosome 10, serow.2, whole genome shotgun sequence includes these protein-coding regions:
- the RHOA gene encoding transforming protein RhoA; this translates as MAAIRKKLVIVGDGACGKTCLLIVFSKDQFPEVYVPTVFENYVADIEVDGKQVELALWDTAGQEDYDRLRPLSYPDTDVILMCFSIDSPDSLENIPEKWTPEVKHFCPNVPIILVGNKKDLRNDEHTRRELAKMKQEPVKPEEGRDMANRIGAFGYMECSAKTKDGVREVFEMATRAALQARRGKKKSGCLVL